AAGACTTCTTTCAGGCACAGGGGCGTCCCAGGCTGAAACTCTCGGAAGTCTACTAAATAACGGGGTGTTTCTTGAAATTGACCTTATCCGGCCAGTGGGCTACTCGCCCCGGGACTTCTCGATGATCTCTTCCGCCACAGCCTTGGGAACCTCGGCGTAGGAGTCGAAGGTCATCGTGAACACTGCGCGCCCCTGAGTGCGGGAGCGCAGCTCGCCGATGTAGCCGAACATCTCCGACAGCGGCACGCCAGCCTTGATGACCTTCACGCCGGCCGCGTCATCCATGGACTGGATCTGACCGCGGCGGGAGTTCAGATCACCGATGACGTCGCCCATGTACTCCTCAGGAGTCCGGACCTCAACGGCCATCCTGGGCTCAAGCAGGACCGGGTTGGCGCGCTTGGCACCTTCCTTGAAGACCTGGGAGCCGGCGAGCTTGAACGCCATCTCGGAGGAGTCGACGTCGTGGTACTGACCATCCGTCAGGCGGGCCTTGACGCCCACCATCGGGTAGCCGGCCAGCACTCCGAGCTGCATCGCATCCTGGATGCCGGCATCCACCGAGGGAATGTACTCGCGGGGGATGCGGCCGCCGGTCACAGCGTTGTCGAACTCGTAGAGCTCGCCTTCGGAAGTGTCCAGGGGCTCGAAGTCCACGATGACCTTCGCGAACTGGCCGGAGCCGCCGGTCTGCTTCTTGTGGGTGTACTCCACCTTCTGGACAGGCTTCTTGATGGTCTCGCGGTAAGCCACCTGCGGCTTGCCGACGTTGGCCTCGACCTTGAACTCGCGCTTCATGCGGTCCACCAGGATGTCCAGGTGAAGCTCGCCCATGCCGCCGATCTCAGTCTGGCCGGTCTCGTCATTCTGGGTGACCGTGAAGGTCGGGTCCTCGGCGGCCAGCTTCTGGATCGCGGTGGACAGCTTCTCCTGGTCGCCCTTGGACTTGGGCTCGATGGCCACGGAGATCACCGGCTCCGGGAAGCTCATGGACTCCAGGACGATCGGTTCGTTCGGGTCACAGAGCGTGTCACCGGTGGTGGTGTCCTTGAGACCGATCACCGCGTAGATGTGCCCGGCCTGGATCTCCTCAACCGGGTTCTCCTTGTTGGCGTGCATCTGGAAGAGCTTTCCGATGCGCTCCTTCTTCCCCTTGGTGGAGTTGAGGATCTGCGCGCCGGAGGACAGCTTGCCGGAGTAGACGCGGATGAAGGTCAGCTGCCCGAAGAACGGGTGAGCCGCAATCTTGAACGCCAGGGCGGAGAACGGCTCGTCCTTGCCCGGCTTACGGGTCATCGACACTTCCTCGTCGCCAGGCTTGTGGCCCTCCATGGAGTCCATGTCCGCCGGGGCGGGCAGGTAGTCCACGACAGCGTCGAGCATGGGCTGGACACCGCGGTTCTTGAAGGCGGATCCGCAGAAGACCGGGTACGCCTCACCCTCGATGGTCAGCTTCCGGATGCCGGCCTTGAGCTCGTCGACGGTGAGCTCCTCACCGCCGAGGTACTTCTCCATGAGCTCCTCGTCGGCCTCAGCCACGTTCTCGATGAGCTCATTGCGGTACTCCTCAGCACGCTCCTTGAGCTCGTCCGGGATCTCGCGGGTCTCGTACTGGGCACCCATGGTCACATCGCCCTTGGCATCGCCGGGCCACACCAGAGCCTGCTGGTTCAGAACGTCGATCACGCCGACGAAGTCGGACTCGGAGCCGATCGGCAGCTGCATCACCAGCGGCTTGGCGCCGAGGCGATCCTTGATGGTGTCGACGGTGAAGTAGAAGTCAGCGCCCAGCTTGTCCATCTTGTTGACGAAGCAGATGCGCGGCACGTTGTACTTGTCCGCCTGGCGCCACACGGTCTCGGACTGCGGCTCCACACCCTCCTTGCCGTCGAACACGGCGACTGCGCCGTCGAGGACGCGCAGCGCACGCTCCACCTCGACGGTGAAGTCGACGTGGCCGGGGGTGTCAATGATGTTGATCTGGTTGTCCTCCCAGAAGCAGGTCACCGCGGCGGAGGTGATGGTGATGCCGCGCTCCTTCTCCTGATCCATCCAGTCCGTGGTGGACGCACCATCATGAGTCTCACCGATCTTGTGGTTCAGACCGGTGTAGAACAGGACGCGCTCGGTGGTGGTGGTCTTACCGGCGT
The sequence above is drawn from the Nesterenkonia populi genome and encodes:
- the fusA gene encoding elongation factor G, coding for MAQQEVLTDLKKVRNIGIMAHIDAGKTTTTERVLFYTGLNHKIGETHDGASTTDWMDQEKERGITITSAAVTCFWEDNQINIIDTPGHVDFTVEVERALRVLDGAVAVFDGKEGVEPQSETVWRQADKYNVPRICFVNKMDKLGADFYFTVDTIKDRLGAKPLVMQLPIGSESDFVGVIDVLNQQALVWPGDAKGDVTMGAQYETREIPDELKERAEEYRNELIENVAEADEELMEKYLGGEELTVDELKAGIRKLTIEGEAYPVFCGSAFKNRGVQPMLDAVVDYLPAPADMDSMEGHKPGDEEVSMTRKPGKDEPFSALAFKIAAHPFFGQLTFIRVYSGKLSSGAQILNSTKGKKERIGKLFQMHANKENPVEEIQAGHIYAVIGLKDTTTGDTLCDPNEPIVLESMSFPEPVISVAIEPKSKGDQEKLSTAIQKLAAEDPTFTVTQNDETGQTEIGGMGELHLDILVDRMKREFKVEANVGKPQVAYRETIKKPVQKVEYTHKKQTGGSGQFAKVIVDFEPLDTSEGELYEFDNAVTGGRIPREYIPSVDAGIQDAMQLGVLAGYPMVGVKARLTDGQYHDVDSSEMAFKLAGSQVFKEGAKRANPVLLEPRMAVEVRTPEEYMGDVIGDLNSRRGQIQSMDDAAGVKVIKAGVPLSEMFGYIGELRSRTQGRAVFTMTFDSYAEVPKAVAEEIIEKSRGE